The proteins below are encoded in one region of Pseudomonas ekonensis:
- a CDS encoding ATP-binding protein, protein MGAWRLFLLSLMLVAAQVRAGEPPQMLEVLARSSPDTAPIRLDDADRQWLREHPVLRVGVSGADYPPFELTRNRHELEGITADYSDLLGRLLGVAVTVQRYRDRTGAMAALKGGQLDLLGTSNLFELADPQVMLSRAYAEDQPMWVTRLNEPLPADLAGKRIAMAEDYLPEATVRKAYPTATLVRYPAILDALGAVAFGQDDLYLGDLISANYLININYRNDLQLAGPSGLDANPFGFALARGNGRLQRLIDRALAAIPLQQRLLMEQRWSAGLADMSGQAKVTLSAAEQAWRDGHPVVRVGAVEDFAPLTFFDADGQLHGLTAQLLNMIGQRTGLTFDIVRGQSLDRQMAQLKAGELDVLPVVTPSSERELELRFTRAYLNNPFVLIAAADGRLRSLGDLAGKRLAIYRGHPLRDYLIEHVPQIRLVDVASPAAGMAAIANGQADATLGSLLVARYLIARQYKGRMRIVTTVGDQPARIALATAPDAALLHSLLNKALLSIAPQEMDELVERWSHGVVVEDSYWQRHRREILSGFAAAAVLLMLALAWIGWQRRQLRQRQGWLRRLQQAKEAADEANRAKTTFLATMSHEIRTPMNALIGMLELALKRADEGVTDRLAIEIASSAGQQLLALIGDILDIARIESGHMELAPQRANLRGLVASVCRVFEGPARQKQLLWHVELDPRSDVDVLVDPTRFKQVLSNLLSNAVKFTASGEVSLVLRVTSLRDRRLALSVVIEDSGIGIGADDRRRLFSPFVQARDAAQPVRSGAGLGLVISRDLCRMMGGDLQLDSEPGRGTQVRALLRFPVLDPLPAPEAEGDALALSAPLSVLVVDDHPVNRLLLGWQLSELGHRSMGVENGEQGLATWLGQAFDVLIVDINLPGLSGHQLARAIRQEEAATGRRRCLLLGFTANAQAEEKQRCRDSGMDDCLFKPIGLRDLGRALSVAEPGAEPIEQGPVSAELDLTTLERLAGDNRGLVLHLREQVSHSLRDDLKRLDDLSRTSDRGGLRDLAHHIKGGAQMVGAGQVVAACHTLEQACRDAETVALAGAVESLRQAMNGLARHLQG, encoded by the coding sequence ATGGGAGCGTGGCGTCTTTTCCTCCTGTCGCTGATGCTGGTCGCGGCCCAGGTCCGGGCAGGCGAGCCGCCGCAGATGCTGGAGGTGCTGGCCCGCAGCAGCCCCGACACGGCCCCGATCCGCCTGGACGATGCGGACCGGCAATGGCTGCGGGAGCATCCCGTGCTGCGGGTGGGCGTGTCCGGCGCCGACTACCCGCCGTTCGAACTGACGCGCAACCGCCATGAGCTGGAAGGCATCACCGCCGACTACAGCGACCTGTTGGGGCGCCTGCTCGGCGTTGCGGTCACGGTGCAGCGCTACCGCGACCGCACAGGGGCGATGGCGGCGCTCAAGGGCGGCCAGCTCGATCTGCTCGGCACCTCCAACCTGTTCGAACTGGCCGACCCGCAAGTGATGCTGTCCCGTGCCTACGCCGAAGACCAGCCCATGTGGGTGACCCGGCTCAACGAGCCGCTGCCGGCGGACCTGGCCGGCAAGCGCATCGCCATGGCCGAGGACTACCTGCCGGAGGCGACCGTGCGCAAGGCCTACCCGACGGCGACCCTGGTGCGCTATCCCGCCATCCTCGACGCGCTCGGTGCAGTGGCGTTCGGCCAGGACGACCTGTACCTGGGGGACCTCATCAGCGCCAACTACCTGATCAACATCAATTACCGCAACGACCTGCAACTGGCCGGGCCTTCGGGGCTCGACGCCAACCCCTTCGGCTTTGCCCTGGCCCGGGGCAACGGGCGGTTGCAGCGTCTTATCGACCGGGCGCTGGCAGCCATTCCCCTCCAACAGCGGCTGCTGATGGAGCAACGCTGGAGCGCCGGCCTCGCCGACATGAGCGGGCAGGCGAAAGTCACCCTGAGCGCCGCCGAGCAGGCGTGGCGCGACGGGCACCCGGTGGTGCGGGTGGGGGCCGTGGAGGATTTCGCGCCCCTGACGTTCTTTGATGCGGACGGGCAACTGCACGGGCTCACCGCGCAGTTGCTGAACATGATCGGCCAGCGCACCGGGTTGACGTTCGACATCGTGCGGGGGCAGTCGCTGGACCGGCAGATGGCGCAACTGAAAGCGGGCGAGCTCGATGTGCTGCCGGTGGTGACGCCGAGCAGCGAGCGGGAGCTCGAACTGCGGTTCACCCGGGCCTACCTGAACAACCCGTTCGTGCTGATCGCGGCGGCGGACGGCCGTCTGCGTTCGCTGGGCGACCTGGCGGGCAAGCGGCTGGCGATCTACCGCGGCCATCCCTTGCGCGACTACCTGATCGAGCATGTGCCGCAGATCAGGCTGGTCGACGTGGCCAGCCCCGCCGCAGGGATGGCGGCCATCGCCAACGGGCAGGCGGACGCGACGCTGGGTTCGCTGCTGGTGGCCCGCTACCTGATCGCCCGCCAGTACAAGGGGCGCATGCGCATCGTCACCACGGTGGGGGATCAGCCGGCCCGGATCGCGCTGGCCACGGCGCCGGACGCAGCGTTGCTGCATTCGCTGCTGAACAAGGCGCTGTTGAGCATTGCGCCCCAGGAGATGGACGAGCTGGTCGAGCGCTGGAGCCACGGGGTGGTGGTCGAGGACAGTTACTGGCAGCGCCATCGCCGGGAAATCCTCTCGGGGTTCGCGGCGGCCGCCGTCCTGCTGATGCTGGCGCTGGCGTGGATCGGCTGGCAGCGCCGCCAGCTGCGTCAGCGCCAGGGCTGGTTGCGCAGGCTGCAACAGGCCAAGGAGGCGGCCGATGAGGCCAACCGGGCCAAGACCACGTTTCTGGCGACCATGAGCCATGAAATCCGCACCCCGATGAACGCCCTGATCGGCATGCTCGAACTGGCGCTCAAGCGGGCCGACGAGGGCGTGACCGATCGCCTGGCCATCGAGATCGCCTCCAGCGCCGGGCAGCAACTGCTGGCGCTGATCGGCGACATCCTCGACATTGCCCGCATCGAGTCCGGGCACATGGAACTCGCCCCGCAGCGCGCCAACCTGCGCGGCCTGGTGGCTTCGGTCTGCCGGGTGTTCGAAGGGCCGGCGCGGCAGAAGCAACTGCTGTGGCACGTCGAGCTGGATCCGCGCAGCGATGTCGATGTGCTGGTCGACCCGACGCGGTTCAAGCAAGTGCTGTCGAACCTGCTGAGCAACGCGGTCAAGTTCACCGCCAGCGGTGAGGTCAGCCTGGTGCTGCGGGTGACGTCGCTGCGCGACCGCCGGCTGGCCCTGAGCGTGGTCATCGAAGACAGCGGCATCGGCATCGGCGCCGATGACCGGCGGCGCCTGTTCAGTCCCTTCGTGCAGGCCCGCGACGCTGCGCAGCCGGTGCGCAGCGGGGCCGGCCTGGGGCTGGTGATCAGCCGGGACCTGTGCCGGATGATGGGCGGCGACCTGCAGCTGGACAGCGAGCCGGGGCGCGGCACGCAGGTCCGGGCGCTGCTGCGGTTCCCGGTGCTGGATCCGCTGCCTGCACCTGAGGCCGAAGGGGACGCGCTCGCATTGTCGGCGCCGCTGAGCGTGCTGGTGGTGGATGACCACCCGGTGAACCGCTTGCTGTTGGGCTGGCAGTTGAGCGAGCTCGGGCACCGGAGCATGGGTGTGGAGAACGGCGAACAGGGCCTGGCCACGTGGCTCGGGCAGGCGTTCGATGTGCTGATCGTCGACATCAACCTGCCGGGGCTCAGCGGCCATCAACTGGCGCGGGCGATCCGCCAGGAGGAGGCTGCGACGGGCCGGCGCCGCTGCCTGTTGCTCGGGTTCACCGCCAACGCCCAGGCCGAGGAAAAACAACGTTGCCGCGACTCGGGGATGGATGATTGCCTGTTCAAGCCCATCGGCCTGCGCGATCTGGGCCGGGCGCTGTCTGTTGCCGAGCCCGGCGCAGAACCCATTGAGCAAGGGCCGGTATCCGCCGAGCTCGACCTGACCACTCTGGAACGTCTGGCGGGCGACAACCGTGGGTTGGTCCTGCACTTGCGCGAGCAGGTGTCGCACAGCCTGCGCGACGACCTGAAACGGCTGGATGACTTGAGCCGGACGTCCGACCGGGGAGGCTTGCGCGACCTGGCCCACCACATCAAGGGCGGTGCGCAAATGGTCGGTGCCGGGCAGGTCGTGGCGGCTTGCCACACTTTGGAACAGGCGTGCCGCGACGCCGAAACGGTGGCGCTGGCGGGCGCCGTCGAATCGCTGCGCCAGGCCATGAACGGCCTGGCGCGGCACCTTCAGGGGTAG
- a CDS encoding pirin family protein, whose amino-acid sequence MKDLIGIYTSPRGHWVGDGFPVRTLFSYDNLARHISPFLLLDHAGPAEFTPTEERRGVGQHPHRGFETVTIVYDGEVEHRDSTGSGGKIGPGDVQWMTAASGILHEEFHSRDFARTGGRMEMVQLWVNLPAKDKMAAPGYQTILDGDIPDIELKDGAGRLRLIAGEFDGRKGAARTFTPVDVWDIRLNAGKALDLDLHEGRNTALVVLRGSVQINGREQAAVGQLALFERNGRQVTLKADADAVVLLLSGEPIDEPIVGHGPFVMNSEAEIHQAFADFQSGRFGRMQD is encoded by the coding sequence ATGAAAGACCTCATCGGCATTTACACCAGTCCTCGCGGCCATTGGGTGGGCGACGGATTTCCGGTTCGCACGCTGTTCTCCTACGACAACCTGGCCCGGCACATCAGCCCGTTCCTGCTGCTCGATCACGCCGGCCCCGCCGAGTTCACCCCCACCGAGGAACGCCGCGGCGTCGGCCAGCATCCGCACCGCGGCTTCGAGACCGTGACCATCGTCTACGACGGTGAAGTGGAGCACCGGGACTCCACCGGCAGCGGCGGCAAGATCGGCCCCGGCGACGTGCAGTGGATGACGGCCGCGTCCGGGATCCTGCACGAGGAATTCCATTCCCGGGACTTCGCCCGCACCGGTGGCAGGATGGAAATGGTGCAACTGTGGGTCAACCTGCCGGCCAAGGACAAGATGGCCGCGCCCGGTTACCAGACGATCCTCGATGGCGACATTCCGGACATCGAGCTCAAGGACGGGGCCGGCCGTCTGCGCTTGATCGCCGGCGAGTTCGACGGCCGCAAGGGCGCGGCGCGCACCTTCACGCCGGTGGATGTCTGGGACATCCGGCTGAACGCCGGGAAGGCCCTGGATCTGGACCTGCACGAAGGCCGCAACACCGCGCTGGTGGTGTTGCGCGGCTCGGTGCAGATCAACGGGCGGGAGCAGGCCGCTGTCGGTCAGTTGGCGCTGTTCGAACGCAACGGCCGGCAAGTGACGCTCAAGGCCGACGCCGACGCAGTGGTGCTGCTGCTCAGCGGCGAACCGATCGACGAGCCGATCGTCGGCCACGGCCCGTTCGTGATGAACAGCGAAGCGGAAATCCATCAGGCGTTCGCCGATTTCCAGTCGGGGCGGTTCGGCCGGATGCAGGACTGA